ATTTCATAACGAAATTTACCAAATTAATCTCCCTCCCCCCTTGTGGGAAATTGTGCCATGACTTAGTAATGACTCCTAAGTTTGTGGACAAGATGATTCGCATTTTTACACTCTATCAAGCTAGTCTAATAATCCAAATTGATGCTTTGAAGTTCTTAAAGCTTGTGCTTACAAAAGCTTTAGAATACACTCCTCAAAGCAAGCATACTGGCGTTTCGCCAGGGAAATTACTGGAATCTGTACTTTTGAAGCCACTCAAAAATTCAGATGAAGTATCTCTTTCCCAAATTTTCAGTCGCATGTCTAAGTTTTTATCAACTAATTGGAGTCCCAGTAAATCAGCTCAGTTACACATGACAACTGGTACTGCCAATTTGCTAGACACACCCATTGCATCAACGACTCAgtctccttcttcatcccGTCATGGTCGTTTGGGAAAAGTAGGTAATGATTCCATATTAATTCAGCAGTTATGTGAGGATATAGCCGCACTCAATAAGGATAACTATACGCCTTCGCATGATTCAGATGGGTTTCTAGTTCCTAGAAGGTTGCCATCTGGGTATTGATTGTTTAGAACTATTATATTTCTAAATCaggaaatatataaataaacaTAACTTAAAAGCGTTCGTTCCTCGAGGCTCACATTGTTTATGTATATTCCGTTTTGGTATCTAATacattttttatatatcaACTGGTTGTTTGGTGTATCAAGTTGCATACCATTTGATCAGGAGAATCCGATAACCTACAAATCTGTAGAAATTTCATCAAGTAGATGTTATGTTAGAACTTGCTGAAGACAATAAGATATATGAGGAACTGTTCCCTAAGCAATTCGGTCGCTCACAGCaaaatgaatttaaagTCCTCGAAGAGATTGGGCGTGGTTCTTTTGGGTCTGTACGCAAAGTGCTTCATATTCCGACTTCGAGGTTAATGGTTCGTAAGGAAATCCAATATGGGAACATGAATACTAAGGAACGTCAACAACTTATATCGGAATGTTCAATTTTAGCAAGATTACGGCATGAAAACATAGTTGAGTTTTATAGTTGGGACCATCCAGCTTCTGGAAGAGTAAATTCCAATGGTACCACTTTCCAGGGAGAAGTTTTGTATCTTTACATGGAGTATTGCTCCTGTGGTGATCTCTCCCAAATGATAAAACACTATAAGAACCAACGCAAGtatataaaagaaaaaaatgtTTGGAGAATTACAGTTCAAATTTTAATGGCATTGCATAAATGTCATACATCTCGTGATTTACCTCAATTAGAGACAATTTATGACATGTGTGATGAGGGATCAGCAAATAGTCACTTAGTCATTCATAGAGACTTGAAACCAGGGAATATCTTCTTAACTAGTTCCGAAGAAGAGGCCAAGGAATTTGGTCGTGGTGGAAACAATGTTGAATATGGCAAGGTGTATGTGAAATTAGGTGATTTCGGCCTTGCAAAATCGCTGCAATCAAGCATTGAGTTTGCTACAACATATGTGGGCACACCATATTACATGTCACCAGAGGTCTTGATGGACCAACCATATAGTCCACTTAGCGATATTTGGTCTCTTGGGTGCGTTATTTACGAGATGTGCGCATTACAAGTGCCTTTCCAAGCTAAGAATTTTATGGAACTACAAACGAAGATCAAACAAGGTTACGTTGAACCATTACCCGATCACTATAGTAGTGAATTACAAGATGTAATAGAAGCATGTATCAATGTTGACCAAGCTATGCGTCCCAGTGCCTTTGAATTACTTCAGAGGATTCAATTGAAGATAGCAAGAAAGTCATTGGAATTAGAGAAGTTCGAAAGACATTTATTAGTTTATGAAAGAGAATTGACCAAAATAGGAGAAATGTTGGAAATGCAAGCCAGAGATTATGACAGGGAAATAAACGGTCGCAGGCTACGATACCGTAAAGATTTCGAGACTGCAGTAGACAAAAGAGTCAAGGAATTCATGAGTGGGAAAAGATACCAAGAAGCTCCTGAATTCCAAGATCGATACAACGTTCGCATGCCTATAAACCCATGGCGATCAGATAGGAAAATgtgaaagaagaaaaacaaattgatatatataaacatataaacatataacaataacaaatcAATCTGGGATAAAGTACGGcagttatatataatatgatgtgtataatataataataggaAATATTGAAAGTTTGTTTTTACGCACacattcttttttaaaaactgaagagtatattatatatgagTTTCACCACTTTTTCCCTGTTAAAACCTCATATGCCTCCACATACTtatttcttgttctttcgACAATATCTTCTGGCATTTTGACGCCATCCACACCATTTAGCTTATTAGCAGTTAGCCAGTCTCTCAAAAACTGCTTGTCATAAGATTCCTGTGACCTACCAATAGCATAATGTTCGCTGCTCCAGAAACGAGAAGAGTCAGGAGTCAAtacttcatcaacaagtaCAATTTCATTCGTTATCTCATCAATACCAAATTCAAACTTCGTATCAGCGATGATTATTCCCTTGGACTTCGCATACTCTCTACACTTAGTATAAAGATTAATAGCCAAAGCAGCTACACGAT
This Eremothecium cymbalariae DBVPG#7215 chromosome 5, complete sequence DNA region includes the following protein-coding sequences:
- the KIN3 gene encoding serine/threonine protein kinase KIN3 (similar to Ashbya gossypii AER222C) codes for the protein MLELAEDNKIYEELFPKQFGRSQQNEFKVLEEIGRGSFGSVRKVLHIPTSRLMVRKEIQYGNMNTKERQQLISECSILARLRHENIVEFYSWDHPASGRVNSNGTTFQGEVLYLYMEYCSCGDLSQMIKHYKNQRKYIKEKNVWRITVQILMALHKCHTSRDLPQLETIYDMCDEGSANSHLVIHRDLKPGNIFLTSSEEEAKEFGRGGNNVEYGKVYVKLGDFGLAKSLQSSIEFATTYVGTPYYMSPEVLMDQPYSPLSDIWSLGCVIYEMCALQVPFQAKNFMELQTKIKQGYVEPLPDHYSSELQDVIEACINVDQAMRPSAFELLQRIQLKIARKSLELEKFERHLLVYERELTKIGEMLEMQARDYDREINGRRLRYRKDFETAVDKRVKEFMSGKRYQEAPEFQDRYNVRMPINPWRSDRKM